A single genomic interval of Lysobacter avium harbors:
- a CDS encoding efflux RND transporter periplasmic adaptor subunit, which yields MRISIGPHVICALLFALALTACEKEAGQPQRASAVPVTTQTVRMQEWNDTVQALGTVKARESVTITAKVSETVRDVHFDSGDVVQAGAPLVTLSGNQQQSALAEAQATASEADQMYRRMAQLGEQQLVARATLETQRAVRDAAVARVDQIRAQLSDRQIRAPFAGVLGLRQVSPGALVTPGTAIATLDDTQRVYVDFPVPEPALAHLEAGQVLHATSASWPGETFDGVVQLVDSRVDPSTRAVVVRGEFPNDSRMLRPGMLMQVTLVRPQRQALLVPEIAIVQLGNTSFVYRVREDSTVERVDVVVGNRRNGMAEVVNGLEPGDEVVVDGTGKLRVGAKVEVTETSEVQAPAADTPVIEEAPGEAEIEGSAIGPIGGDRNGSAPAVDGA from the coding sequence ATGCGAATTTCCATCGGACCCCACGTGATCTGCGCCCTCTTGTTTGCCTTGGCGCTGACAGCGTGCGAGAAGGAGGCGGGGCAACCTCAACGCGCGTCCGCCGTCCCGGTGACCACTCAGACGGTGCGCATGCAGGAATGGAACGACACCGTGCAGGCGCTGGGGACGGTGAAAGCGCGCGAGTCGGTAACCATCACCGCCAAGGTCAGCGAAACGGTCCGTGACGTGCACTTTGACAGCGGCGACGTGGTCCAGGCCGGCGCGCCGCTCGTCACCCTCAGTGGCAACCAGCAGCAGTCCGCACTCGCCGAGGCGCAAGCCACCGCCTCCGAGGCGGACCAGATGTACCGCCGGATGGCCCAACTGGGCGAGCAGCAACTGGTGGCCCGCGCCACGCTGGAGACCCAGCGCGCCGTGCGCGACGCCGCCGTGGCACGAGTGGACCAGATCCGCGCCCAGCTGTCCGATCGCCAGATCCGGGCACCGTTTGCCGGCGTCCTGGGTCTGCGCCAGGTCAGCCCTGGCGCGCTGGTTACCCCCGGCACTGCGATCGCCACCCTGGACGACACCCAACGGGTCTACGTCGACTTCCCGGTGCCCGAGCCAGCGCTGGCACACCTGGAGGCCGGGCAGGTCCTGCACGCGACCAGCGCGTCCTGGCCGGGCGAGACGTTCGATGGCGTGGTCCAGTTGGTGGACTCGCGGGTGGATCCGTCCACCCGTGCCGTGGTCGTTCGCGGCGAGTTCCCCAACGACAGCCGCATGCTGCGTCCCGGCATGCTGATGCAGGTGACCCTGGTGCGGCCGCAGCGACAGGCGCTGCTGGTACCTGAAATCGCAATCGTCCAGCTGGGCAACACGTCTTTTGTCTATCGCGTGCGCGAGGACAGCACCGTCGAGCGCGTCGACGTGGTGGTGGGCAATCGCCGCAACGGCATGGCCGAAGTCGTCAACGGCCTGGAGCCGGGCGATGAAGTCGTGGTGGACGGCACCGGCAAGCTGCGCGTCGGTGCGAAGGTGGAGGTGACGGAGACCTCAGAGGTCCAGGCGCCGGCGGCAGACACACCCGTGATTGAGGAAGCGCCTGGTGAGGCGGAAATCGAAGGCTCCGCCATCGGTCCCATCGGTGGTGACCGCAACGGCTCCGCCCCGGCGGTGGACGGCGCATGA